From a region of the Tenggerimyces flavus genome:
- a CDS encoding alpha-glucuronidase family glycosyl hydrolase → MTDGLTRRGFVAAAGAALAVGWRDWSDVRVALADTGLPDEDGSNLWLRYPLIDDAALRSAYQRVLTYVVAPPADNLVLQSAAGELTSALKTALGRDLPSKPNVSGHGAIVVGTPDSSALVAQHADRTKLGELGLEGYTIQRKKINGFDAILVASNGERGALYGTFHLLRLVQTHASLDKVNLSDSPANQLRLANHWDNLDRSVERGYAGDSVFFWNELPQTRPSYETYARALASVGINGTVINNVNANAQFISPEMLTKLAPLAAVLRRWGIAMYVSVNFASPILLGGLATADPFDAGVKQWWKDKATEIYATIPDLGGFLVKADSEGQPGPISYGRTHADGANLLAEALKPHDGIVMWRAFVHDFDALEWSNKSYETFTPLDGKFADNTVVQIKNGPIDFQVREPVHPLFGGLPNTNSMMELQITQEYTGQSTHLCYLVPMWKEVYDFDTHAKGTGTTVADIVSGQTYGYGLSGVAGVMNFGDDTDWTRNQLNAANTHGYARLAWNPSLPARAIANEWTRQTFGNSSRVVNLVNRILLDSWQTYIDYTNPLGISFQITADHFTPSPQTNTIWHQADENGTGFDRTVATGTGYTAFYHSPVKERYESVASTPDELLLFLHHVPYSHKLKSGKTVLQHIYDSHFDGRTSVVQMRQLWQTLRGHIDEKRWADTLERFDRQLDQATLWRDTIVGYYFAACRILDTKRSWVQITPRATSAVHLQGGWPNLIELEVANASPTTAELVAGLPAREGWTSGTATISLPSRGIGKERIPVNPGLRPETAVLRPTLKAGKLPALITEIPVITAPAGRRCRLALDAGSPTSPVLDGYRRLSPSDAWDSARGYGWVDGAPQSRDRNQPDPLLRDFVNDTVARTLRLTIPAGEHSLYLLTGETNSDSFPTTVRLDGEVVGTSVFLPGGQFEWLSIPVNGGASGGTIDLEFSNVPGQHWHLVAVAIPDEALAAPPAIISELTAPSLVFGGQSQAVPVQVTATDAAVDVTVRAVVPAGWTAAPVSARVTPGTLSDLELTIVPDGTPSLASVRIEVVVDGVVTDTRELELVSVPPAASLALAIDAGTTASPLVTGYQQLSNQAWDAARGYGWVGTASMNRDRALLDDLRRDFVNDTVPRTLRIAVPAGAHEAYVLVGDANQPSAPTYIRSEGQPLAQSPALGNGAFAWVRIPLAGGRTYDLELSGDAAVHWHLNALLLRAT, encoded by the coding sequence GTGACGGACGGCTTGACACGTCGTGGATTCGTAGCCGCCGCTGGCGCGGCGCTGGCGGTGGGCTGGCGCGACTGGTCCGACGTGCGCGTCGCGCTGGCCGATACAGGACTGCCGGACGAGGACGGCTCGAACCTGTGGCTTCGCTACCCGCTCATCGACGACGCGGCGCTGCGGAGCGCGTACCAACGCGTGCTCACCTACGTCGTCGCGCCACCCGCCGACAACCTGGTCCTGCAGAGCGCCGCGGGCGAGCTCACCAGCGCCCTCAAGACCGCACTCGGCCGCGACCTCCCGTCGAAGCCGAACGTGTCCGGCCACGGAGCGATCGTCGTCGGCACCCCCGACTCCTCGGCGCTCGTCGCGCAGCACGCCGACCGGACGAAGCTCGGCGAGCTCGGCCTCGAGGGCTACACGATCCAGCGCAAGAAGATCAACGGCTTCGACGCGATCCTCGTTGCCAGCAACGGCGAACGCGGCGCGCTGTACGGAACGTTCCACCTGCTCAGACTCGTGCAAACCCATGCCAGTCTGGACAAAGTCAACCTCAGTGACAGCCCCGCCAACCAACTCAGGCTCGCGAACCACTGGGACAACCTCGACCGCAGCGTCGAACGCGGCTACGCCGGCGACTCGGTCTTCTTCTGGAACGAGCTCCCGCAGACGCGGCCCAGCTACGAGACGTACGCCCGCGCGCTCGCTTCGGTCGGCATCAACGGCACCGTCATCAACAACGTCAACGCGAACGCGCAGTTCATCTCCCCGGAAATGCTGACCAAGCTCGCGCCCCTCGCCGCTGTGCTGCGCAGGTGGGGCATCGCGATGTACGTGTCGGTGAACTTCGCCAGCCCGATCCTCCTCGGCGGACTCGCTACCGCCGACCCGTTCGACGCGGGCGTCAAGCAGTGGTGGAAGGACAAGGCGACCGAGATCTACGCGACGATCCCCGATCTCGGCGGCTTCCTCGTCAAGGCCGACTCCGAGGGGCAGCCTGGCCCGATCTCGTACGGCCGCACGCACGCCGACGGCGCGAACCTGCTCGCCGAAGCGCTGAAGCCGCACGACGGGATCGTGATGTGGCGAGCGTTCGTGCACGACTTCGACGCGCTGGAGTGGTCGAACAAGTCGTACGAGACGTTCACGCCGCTGGACGGCAAGTTCGCCGACAACACCGTCGTGCAGATCAAGAACGGGCCGATCGACTTCCAGGTCCGCGAGCCGGTCCATCCGCTGTTCGGCGGGCTACCGAACACGAACTCGATGATGGAGCTGCAGATCACCCAGGAGTACACCGGGCAGTCGACCCACCTGTGCTACCTCGTCCCGATGTGGAAGGAGGTGTACGACTTCGACACCCACGCGAAGGGCACGGGCACGACCGTCGCCGACATCGTCTCCGGCCAGACCTACGGCTACGGGCTCAGCGGCGTCGCCGGCGTGATGAACTTCGGCGACGACACCGACTGGACGCGCAACCAGCTCAACGCCGCCAACACGCACGGGTACGCGCGCCTCGCCTGGAACCCTTCGCTGCCGGCGCGCGCGATCGCGAACGAGTGGACGCGGCAGACGTTCGGCAACTCCTCGCGCGTCGTGAACCTCGTCAACCGCATCTTGCTCGACTCGTGGCAGACGTATATCGACTACACGAACCCGCTCGGCATCAGCTTCCAGATCACGGCCGACCACTTCACGCCGAGCCCGCAGACCAACACGATCTGGCACCAGGCCGACGAGAACGGCACCGGCTTCGACCGTACGGTCGCGACCGGCACCGGCTACACCGCCTTCTACCACTCGCCGGTCAAGGAGCGGTACGAGTCGGTGGCGTCCACTCCTGACGAGCTGCTGCTGTTCCTGCACCACGTGCCGTACTCGCACAAGTTGAAGTCCGGCAAGACCGTGCTGCAGCACATCTACGACAGCCACTTCGACGGCCGGACGTCGGTCGTGCAAATGCGGCAGCTCTGGCAGACGCTCCGCGGGCACATCGACGAGAAGCGCTGGGCGGACACGCTGGAACGGTTCGACCGCCAGCTCGACCAGGCGACACTGTGGCGCGACACGATCGTCGGCTACTACTTCGCCGCGTGCCGGATCCTGGACACGAAGCGCTCCTGGGTCCAGATCACACCGAGGGCCACCTCGGCCGTCCACCTGCAGGGTGGATGGCCGAACCTGATCGAGCTCGAGGTCGCGAACGCCTCCCCCACCACCGCCGAGCTCGTCGCCGGCCTGCCTGCCCGCGAGGGCTGGACCAGCGGCACGGCGACGATCTCGCTGCCCTCTCGGGGCATCGGGAAGGAGCGCATCCCCGTCAACCCCGGCTTGCGTCCGGAGACGGCAGTGCTGCGCCCGACGTTGAAGGCGGGCAAGCTGCCGGCACTCATCACCGAGATCCCTGTCATCACCGCACCGGCGGGCCGGCGCTGCAGGCTGGCGCTGGACGCCGGCTCGCCGACGAGCCCGGTGCTCGACGGCTACCGGCGACTTTCGCCTTCTGACGCGTGGGATTCGGCCCGCGGCTACGGCTGGGTCGACGGGGCGCCGCAGTCTCGGGACCGCAACCAGCCGGACCCACTGCTCCGCGACTTCGTCAACGACACCGTCGCCCGGACGCTGCGGCTGACGATCCCGGCCGGCGAGCATTCCCTGTACCTGTTGACGGGAGAGACCAACAGCGACTCATTCCCGACGACGGTTCGACTGGACGGCGAGGTCGTCGGGACGAGCGTGTTCCTGCCGGGTGGGCAGTTCGAGTGGCTGTCCATTCCCGTGAACGGTGGCGCGTCGGGCGGGACGATCGACCTGGAGTTCAGCAACGTTCCCGGGCAGCACTGGCACCTGGTCGCGGTGGCGATCCCGGACGAGGCGCTCGCCGCTCCCCCGGCGATCATCAGCGAGCTCACCGCGCCGTCGTTGGTGTTCGGCGGCCAGTCGCAGGCGGTCCCGGTGCAGGTGACGGCGACGGACGCGGCAGTGGACGTGACGGTCCGCGCGGTGGTGCCCGCCGGCTGGACCGCCGCGCCGGTGTCGGCGCGGGTGACGCCGGGGACGCTGTCGGACCTGGAGCTCACGATCGTTCCCGACGGCACGCCTTCACTGGCGTCCGTGCGGATCGAGGTCGTCGTCGACGGCGTGGTCACGGACACGCGGGAGCTCGAGCTGGTCTCCGTTCCGCCGGCAGCGTCGCTCGCGCTGGCGATCGATGCTGGCACGACCGCGAGCCCGCTGGTCACGGGCTATCAGCAGCTGTCGAACCAGGCCTGGGACGCTGCCCGCGGCTACGGATGGGTCGGTACGGCGTCGATGAACCGCGACCGCGCGCTGCTCGACGACCTGCGTCGCGACTTCGTCAACGACACCGTGCCGCGCACGTTGCGGATCGCGGTGCCGGCCGGCGCGCACGAGGCGTACGTGCTGGTGGGCGACGCGAACCAGCCGTCGGCGCCGACGTACATCCGGTCGGAGGGCCAGCCGCTCGCGCAGAGCCCGGCGTTGGGCAACGGCGCGTTCGCCTGGGTGCGGATCCCGCTGGCCGGCGGCCGTACGTACGACCTGGAACTGTCCGGCGACGCCGCCGTGCACTGGCACCTCAACGCCCTGCTGCTGCGAGCTACGTGA
- a CDS encoding TetR/AcrR family transcriptional regulator, producing MTERRRGAALEQAILTAAAAELAEVGYAGFTMDRVAKRAGTNKNAIYRRWPNRAALGVAAYRQLAHESTVVPDTGTLRGDALELLRGANKHWSSPLGEVLRGLLAGVGPELLSQVQEASNDGGSALWLTVLGRAVARGELAPEALHPRAATVAIALLRNEFVTRGTPNVPDEVLVEIVDDIYVPLLRGRAVT from the coding sequence GTGACGGAACGCCGACGCGGAGCTGCTCTCGAGCAGGCGATCCTGACCGCGGCCGCCGCCGAGCTGGCCGAGGTCGGGTACGCCGGGTTCACCATGGACCGGGTCGCCAAACGCGCGGGCACGAACAAGAACGCGATCTACCGCCGCTGGCCGAACCGAGCCGCGCTCGGCGTCGCCGCGTACCGGCAGCTCGCGCACGAGAGCACGGTCGTCCCCGACACGGGCACACTCCGCGGCGACGCGCTCGAGCTGCTCCGAGGCGCCAACAAGCACTGGTCCTCGCCGCTCGGCGAGGTCCTGCGCGGCCTGCTCGCCGGCGTCGGGCCGGAGCTGCTCAGCCAGGTGCAGGAGGCGTCGAACGACGGCGGCAGCGCGCTCTGGCTGACCGTCCTCGGGCGCGCCGTGGCCCGCGGCGAGCTCGCGCCGGAGGCGCTGCACCCGCGCGCGGCCACCGTGGCGATCGCCTTGCTGCGCAACGAGTTCGTCACCCGCGGCACGCCGAACGTCCCCGACGAGGTGCTGGTCGAGATCGTCGACGACATCTACGTGCCGCTGCTCCGTGGCAGGGCGGTCACGTAG
- a CDS encoding D-glucuronyl C5-epimerase family protein, with protein MSRRGVLATVPLALAASCARQGLTADPGAQPGKAPTSPGATSSTTALPRSPSPSPSPTPSPTPTKPLPYKVSGLLPATDVPDGRQPWRDRSAKKVDRFTRDRYGVRMFEWKGKLYNHPVAQIQYGLQNLSAYRATGDVFFLNRARLQAERVISKHVVLRGAFYYPYPYNFSHGQHSGLNFRAPWYSGMAQGESLSLFSQLARLDAVPAADRQEYRQVAERTFPSLRLFDEVNPWVVNIDKGYYWIQEYPALAPGAPDYTYNGFIFAILGLWDYHLLTGDPAAAQLFDASCTTIDKYFTNFRNPGGPAYYCRTHRIPTPSYHSIHVVLLYALHFLSGDERFKTYAELLKSDA; from the coding sequence TTGAGCCGTCGTGGCGTGCTCGCAACGGTGCCGCTCGCGCTTGCCGCGAGCTGTGCCCGGCAGGGGCTCACGGCGGATCCCGGCGCGCAACCAGGCAAGGCGCCGACGTCGCCGGGGGCGACCTCGAGCACGACGGCTTTGCCGCGGAGCCCGAGTCCCAGCCCGAGTCCGACGCCGAGTCCGACGCCGACAAAACCCTTGCCGTACAAGGTTTCCGGCCTTCTGCCGGCCACCGACGTACCGGATGGACGGCAGCCGTGGCGGGACCGGTCGGCGAAGAAGGTCGACAGGTTCACCCGCGACCGTTACGGCGTGCGCATGTTCGAGTGGAAGGGCAAGCTCTACAACCATCCGGTCGCGCAGATCCAGTACGGGCTGCAGAATCTGTCCGCGTACCGCGCGACCGGCGACGTGTTCTTCCTCAACCGAGCTCGGCTGCAGGCCGAGCGGGTGATCTCGAAACACGTCGTGCTGCGGGGGGCGTTCTACTACCCATATCCGTACAACTTCTCCCATGGGCAGCACAGCGGCTTGAACTTCAGGGCGCCGTGGTACTCAGGGATGGCGCAGGGCGAGTCGCTCAGCCTGTTCTCGCAGCTGGCGCGGCTGGACGCGGTGCCGGCGGCGGACCGGCAGGAGTACCGGCAGGTCGCAGAGCGGACGTTCCCGTCCCTGCGGCTGTTCGACGAGGTGAACCCGTGGGTGGTGAACATCGACAAGGGGTACTACTGGATCCAGGAGTACCCGGCGCTGGCGCCGGGGGCACCGGACTACACGTACAACGGGTTCATCTTCGCGATCCTGGGGCTCTGGGACTACCACCTGCTGACCGGTGACCCGGCGGCGGCACAGCTCTTCGACGCTTCGTGCACGACGATCGACAAGTACTTCACGAACTTCCGCAACCCCGGCGGCCCGGCGTACTACTGCCGGACGCACCGGATCCCGACGCCGAGCTACCACTCGATCCACGTCGTGTTGCTGTACGCACTGCACTTCCTGTCGGGTGACGAGCGGTTCAAGACGTACGCGGAGCTGCTCAAATCTGACGCGTGA
- a CDS encoding nucleoside hydrolase: MSGIEGNTHVERKQVPLVVDTDLGGDPDDAIALVVAAGLPELALVVTSDEHEGRRARLARHLLNLLGRSDVPVVAGRDLGNTKDWAAEGLVPDTVPAQPNDVVAAVDEISANASGVRWLTLGPASNLADVLTARPELAERLALTVMCGALAYRDPERAEHNIRLDVSAARGVFTTIRNPWLLPADVTFTAANEVTPDSPEYALISRPGAPTWATLLTAHLDQWFANFHPGTMLHDALALALCMRRPFLDVVARRIELDDLGRMTVSDTGWPVSFTRGADYAGFRLWLRSRLERALDRETMSSLG; encoded by the coding sequence GTGAGCGGGATCGAGGGCAACACCCACGTAGAGCGCAAACAGGTTCCGTTGGTCGTCGACACCGACCTGGGCGGCGATCCCGACGACGCGATAGCGCTGGTGGTGGCCGCGGGGCTGCCCGAGCTGGCCCTGGTCGTGACCTCGGACGAGCACGAGGGCAGGCGCGCACGCCTGGCGAGGCACCTGCTGAACCTGCTCGGACGTTCCGACGTCCCCGTCGTGGCCGGACGCGACCTGGGCAACACCAAGGACTGGGCCGCCGAAGGGCTCGTTCCCGACACCGTGCCGGCGCAGCCGAACGACGTGGTGGCCGCCGTCGACGAGATCAGCGCCAACGCGTCGGGCGTACGGTGGCTGACGCTGGGCCCGGCCTCGAACCTCGCCGACGTCCTCACTGCGCGCCCCGAGCTGGCCGAGCGCCTCGCGCTGACGGTGATGTGCGGCGCGCTGGCGTACCGCGACCCCGAACGAGCCGAGCACAACATCCGCCTCGACGTCTCGGCGGCCCGCGGCGTGTTCACCACGATCCGCAACCCGTGGCTGCTGCCCGCGGACGTCACGTTCACCGCGGCGAACGAGGTCACGCCGGACTCGCCGGAGTACGCGCTCATCAGCCGCCCCGGCGCACCTACCTGGGCGACGTTGCTGACCGCGCACCTCGACCAGTGGTTCGCGAACTTCCACCCCGGCACGATGCTGCACGACGCGCTGGCCCTGGCGTTGTGCATGCGCCGCCCGTTCCTCGACGTCGTCGCCCGGCGGATCGAGCTCGACGACCTCGGCCGGATGACCGTGTCCGACACCGGCTGGCCGGTCTCGTTCACCCGCGGCGCCGACTACGCTGGGTTCCGTCTCTGGCTGCGGTCGCGGCTGGAACGAGCACTCGACCGGGAGACGATGTCAAGCCTAGGTTGA
- a CDS encoding VOC family protein: MIYELNHVGMRIRDLSASLAFYVDQLGAVIVDELFVANGQTDRVHIQLAGGLIELLHPHQPGPDVTWGVDHIGFMTDDLDGDHARLVSRGFTFSTPPKVAGSGQGRLAFLSDPNGVRVELLQRSEEFRVPPIEGPVQALAHISLSAPNLEEAVTFYRDDLGMSLVETDGTGTYLRHQNDTIELVNTTSDRPIRGLTLRIDSPANGPLTDPDGTRIDLIAAGEGRSPRR, from the coding sequence ATGATCTACGAGCTCAACCACGTCGGTATGAGGATCCGCGATCTCTCCGCCAGCCTTGCGTTCTACGTCGACCAACTGGGCGCTGTCATCGTGGACGAGTTGTTCGTGGCCAACGGGCAGACCGACCGCGTCCACATCCAGCTGGCCGGCGGGCTGATCGAGCTCCTGCACCCGCACCAGCCGGGTCCCGACGTCACGTGGGGCGTCGACCACATCGGCTTCATGACCGACGACCTGGACGGCGATCATGCGCGGCTGGTCTCGCGCGGTTTCACGTTCTCCACGCCCCCGAAAGTCGCGGGCTCCGGCCAAGGCCGCCTCGCGTTCCTGTCCGACCCGAACGGGGTGCGCGTCGAGCTCCTGCAGCGCTCAGAGGAGTTCCGCGTGCCGCCGATCGAAGGCCCCGTCCAGGCGTTGGCCCACATCTCCCTCTCCGCGCCGAACCTCGAGGAGGCGGTGACGTTCTACCGCGACGACCTCGGCATGAGCCTTGTCGAGACCGACGGAACCGGAACGTACCTCCGCCACCAGAACGACACCATCGAGCTGGTGAACACCACGTCGGACCGCCCCATCCGCGGCCTCACCCTCCGCATCGACAGTCCGGCGAATGGCCCGTTGACCGACCCCGACGGCACCCGCATCGACCTCATCGCTGCCGGTGAAGGACGATCGCCAAGACGCTGA
- a CDS encoding ankyrin repeat domain-containing protein, whose translation MNSRGRRDQQGRLRLHQAAVAGDADAIGRFVAEGEDVAAVDDSLLTPLHMACQQGHVEAARALLDAEAPVDARDSYGNTPLWCAVFAFQGGVPELIQMLLEAGADPDCKNKTDRSPRDMALTFNRPGIGTIFPE comes from the coding sequence ATGAACAGCCGTGGACGGCGCGACCAACAAGGTCGGCTGCGGCTTCACCAGGCAGCGGTCGCGGGGGACGCCGACGCCATTGGCCGGTTCGTCGCGGAGGGAGAAGATGTCGCTGCTGTTGACGATTCGCTCCTCACGCCGCTCCACATGGCATGCCAGCAAGGACATGTGGAGGCTGCCAGAGCGTTGCTTGACGCCGAGGCGCCAGTTGACGCTCGTGACTCCTACGGCAACACGCCGTTGTGGTGTGCGGTATTTGCCTTCCAGGGCGGCGTGCCTGAGTTGATTCAGATGCTGTTGGAGGCGGGTGCCGATCCTGACTGCAAAAACAAGACGGACAGGTCGCCACGTGACATGGCGTTGACTTTCAACAGGCCGGGTATTGGCACCATCTTCCCGGAGTAG
- a CDS encoding GAF and ANTAR domain-containing protein, which produces MTTIPAERLAEVLVEVADTLVEEFDLVEFLHMVARHATSLVDVSAAGLMLAAGDGQLQVMAASDETASLLELFQIQAQQGPCLDAYRTGSQVQNVDLTTASSIWPLFAPRAAEAGYRSVYAFPLRLRTEVLGALNLFGDRVGTVPDSDLQVVQALADVATIGLLQERTIRRGEVLTEQLQAALNSRIVIEQAKGVLSQYRGVSIDEAFNLLRTHARHHHLRLGDAALAIVRDPTTLGVTGS; this is translated from the coding sequence ATGACCACGATCCCGGCCGAGCGGTTGGCGGAGGTGCTTGTCGAAGTCGCCGACACGTTGGTGGAAGAGTTCGATCTCGTCGAGTTCCTGCACATGGTCGCCCGGCATGCGACGTCGCTCGTGGACGTCAGCGCGGCCGGGCTGATGCTGGCCGCCGGGGACGGGCAGCTCCAGGTGATGGCGGCGTCCGACGAGACGGCATCGCTGCTCGAGCTGTTCCAGATCCAGGCACAGCAAGGGCCTTGCCTGGACGCCTATCGCACCGGATCGCAGGTGCAGAACGTCGACCTGACCACGGCGTCGTCCATCTGGCCGCTGTTCGCGCCGCGGGCGGCCGAGGCGGGCTACCGATCGGTGTACGCGTTCCCGCTCCGGCTTCGGACCGAGGTCCTCGGCGCCCTCAACCTCTTCGGCGATCGGGTCGGAACGGTGCCGGACAGCGACCTCCAGGTCGTCCAGGCGCTCGCGGACGTGGCGACGATCGGCCTGCTGCAGGAGCGCACGATCCGGCGTGGCGAGGTCCTCACCGAGCAACTGCAGGCCGCGCTGAACAGCCGGATCGTCATCGAACAGGCGAAGGGCGTCCTGTCCCAGTACCGAGGCGTCAGTATCGACGAGGCGTTCAACCTGCTCCGCACCCACGCCCGCCACCACCACCTCCGCCTCGGCGACGCGGCCCTCGCCATCGTCCGCGACCCCACCACCCTCGGCGTCACCGGGTCCTGA
- a CDS encoding GAF and ANTAR domain-containing protein has translation MDADPGRVARIREQIARELNGNGQQSDTVAWLRGLCVSAVRMLPASGAGVSLLSDDGARGVAASSDGASATLEELQFTLGEGPCMSAFADRRPVLEAGLDSMAAARWPAYWPAVLERGVRAVFAFPLQIGAARLGVLDVYRAEPGPLTRDSVTMALAYAEIAVDALLDGQQRAPMGNAAAGLDKALAYRLEVYQAQGMAMVQLGVPLDQAMAILRAYAYAHDRPLVDVAKDVVAGRLTLEHP, from the coding sequence ATGGACGCTGATCCCGGTCGAGTCGCTCGCATCCGGGAACAGATCGCGCGCGAGCTCAACGGCAACGGTCAGCAGTCGGATACCGTTGCATGGCTTCGCGGCTTGTGCGTGTCGGCGGTACGCATGCTGCCGGCGTCCGGAGCCGGCGTGAGCCTGTTGAGTGACGACGGCGCGCGCGGTGTCGCCGCCTCGTCCGACGGGGCCAGCGCGACGCTCGAGGAACTGCAGTTCACCCTCGGCGAGGGGCCCTGTATGAGCGCGTTCGCCGACCGGCGTCCCGTGCTCGAGGCGGGGCTGGACTCGATGGCGGCCGCGCGCTGGCCGGCCTACTGGCCAGCGGTGCTGGAGAGAGGTGTCCGCGCGGTGTTCGCGTTCCCGTTGCAGATCGGCGCCGCGCGGCTCGGCGTACTCGACGTCTACCGTGCGGAGCCAGGCCCGTTGACGCGGGACTCGGTGACGATGGCCCTCGCGTACGCCGAGATCGCCGTCGACGCGCTCCTCGACGGCCAGCAGCGGGCTCCGATGGGGAATGCCGCTGCTGGGTTGGACAAAGCGCTGGCATACCGGCTCGAGGTGTATCAGGCGCAAGGGATGGCGATGGTGCAACTGGGAGTCCCGTTGGACCAGGCGATGGCCATCCTGCGCGCGTACGCGTACGCCCATGATCGCCCGTTGGTGGACGTGGCCAAGGACGTGGTGGCCGGCCGCCTGACGTTGGAGCACCCATGA